In the genome of Danio rerio strain Tuebingen ecotype United States chromosome 23, GRCz12tu, whole genome shotgun sequence, one region contains:
- the acap3a gene encoding arf-GAP with coiled-coil, ANK repeat and PH domain-containing protein 3 isoform X3: MILKCIKYLRRKIFSRLDLTLDFAYDDPKLEYNVDAPNGLVMEGYLFKRASNAFKTWNRRWFSIQNSQLVYQKKLKDSLTVVVEDLRLCSVKPCEDIERRFCFEVVSPTKSCMLQAESEKLRQAWIQAVQASIASAYRESPDNYYIERLDRTASPSISSIDSASESRERSVRGENILQRILSLPGNQQCCDCAQTEPRWASINLGVLLCIECSGIHRSLGVHCSKVRSLTLDSWEPELLKLMCELGNSIINHIYEGSCEEQGLKKPAPNSSRQEKEAWIKAKYVEKKFLKKMMTGEVVVNGGRKSERRWNSRKCRRHNSATTVPKTHRKYRQDPGSASPATLSSATAALERKFRRESLFCPDELDNLFSYFDTGSGPRSPTGLSSDSGLGGSTDGSTDVLVFESVVDSVTEEECEVSEDSSNEAELEPEASDPEDSRELDAGALLYKACQARNLPVMAEALAHGADVNSVNEEDEGKSPLIQAVIGGSLIACEFLLQNSADVNQRDHRGRGPLHHATYLGHTGQVCLFLKRGATQNDGDEDGQDPLSIAVQAANADIVTLLRLARMNEEMRESEGPFGQPGDTTYLDIFREFSHMASHNPEKLKRRSVHFRHSFRV, translated from the exons GACTTTGCGTATGATGATCCAAAGTTGGAGTACAATGTGGATGCGCCGAACGGGCTGGTGATGGAGGGTTACCTGTTTAAAAGGGCCAGTAACGCCTTCAAAACGTGGAATAG GCGGTGGTTCTCCATTCAAAACAGCCAGTTAGTTTATCAGAAGAAACTAAAG GACTCTCTGACTGTCGTTGTGGAGGATTTAAGACTGTGTTCCGTCAAACCATGTGAAGACATCGAGAGGAGATTCTGTTTTGAAGTCGTGTCGCCCACCAA GAGCTGTATGCTGCAGGCAGAGTCTGAGAAGCTCCGGCAGGCCTGGATTCAAGCTGTTCAAGCCAGTATTGCCTCAGCATACAGAGAGAGTCCAGACAACTATTATATTGAG CGCCTGGACCGGACGGCGTCTCCCTCCATCAGCAGTATAGACTCAGCGAGTGAATCGCGCGAGCGCAGCGTCAGAGGAGAGAATATCCTGCAGAGGATCCTCAGTCTGCCGGGGAATCAGCAGTGCTGTGACTGCGCTCAGACAGAGCCACGCTGGGCCAGCATTAACCTGGGTGTCCTGCTCTGCATCGAGTGCTCCGGCATTCAcag GAGTTTGGGAGTTCACTGTTCAAAAGTGCGTTCTCTCACTCTGGACTCATGGGAACCGGAGTTACTGAAG CTGATGTGTGAATTGGGGAACAGTATTATCAACCACATCTATGAAGGCAGCTGTGAAGAGCAGGGCCTGAAGAAACCAGCACCCAACAGCTCCAG GCAAGAAAAGGAGGCCTGGATTAAGGCGAAGTATGTGGAGAAGAAGTTTCTGAAGAAGATGATGACGGGTGAGGTTGTGGTGAACGGCGGGAGGAAATCTGAGCGGCGCTGGAACTCCAGAAAGTGCAGGAGGCACAACAGTGCCACAACCGTCCCCAAAACACACCGCAAATACAGGCAGGATCCAGGCAGTGCATCTCCAGCAACCCTGTCCTCAG CAACTGCTGCTCTGGAGAGAAAGTTCAGACGGGAATCGCTCTTCTGCCCGGATGAGTTAGACAACCTCTTTTCCTATTTCGACACTGGTTCAGGGCCTCGCAGT CCTACAGGTCTGAGCAGTGACAGTGGGTTAGGAGGCAGCACTGACGGCAGCACTGACGTCTTGGTGTTCGAGTCTGTGGTGGACAGCGTCACAGAGGAGG AGTGTGAGGTGTCTGAGGACTCTAGTAATGAGGCCGAACTGGAGCCAGAAGCATCAGATCCTGAGGACTCGAGAGAGCTGGATGCTGGAGCGTTACTCTATAAGGCCTGTCAGGCACGCAATTTGCCTGTTATGGCCGAAGCTCTGGCACACGGAGCCGACGTCAACTCTGTCAATGAAGAGGACGAGGGGAAAAGCCCGCTCATTCAGGCTGTGATTGGG gGTTCTTTAATAGCCTGCGAGTTTCTGCTGCAAAATAGTGCTGATGTGAACCAGAGAGATCACAGGGGAAGAGGCCCGCTGCATCACGCCACTTATTTAGGACACACTGG gCAAGTGTGCTTGTTTCTGAAACGAGGAGCAACTCAAAACGACGGGGATGAGGATGGACAGGACCCGCTGAGCATAGCAGTTCAAGCGGCTAACGCTGATATCGTTACTCT GTTACGTCTGGCACGGATGAATGAGGAGATGCGCGAGTCGGAGGGCCCGTTCGGCCAGCCAG
- the acap3a gene encoding arf-GAP with coiled-coil, ANK repeat and PH domain-containing protein 3 isoform X5: protein MEGYLFKRASNAFKTWNRRWFSIQNSQLVYQKKLKDSLTVVVEDLRLCSVKPCEDIERRFCFEVVSPTKSCMLQAESEKLRQAWIQAVQASIASAYRESPDNYYIERLDRTASPSISSIDSASESRERSVRGENILQRILSLPGNQQCCDCAQTEPRWASINLGVLLCIECSGIHRSLGVHCSKVRSLTLDSWEPELLKLMCELGNSIINHIYEGSCEEQGLKKPAPNSSRQEKEAWIKAKYVEKKFLKKMMTGEVVVNGGRKSERRWNSRKCRRHNSATTVPKTHRKYRQDPGSASPATLSSATAALERKFRRESLFCPDELDNLFSYFDTGSGPRSPTGLSSDSGLGGSTDGSTDVLVFESVVDSVTEEECEVSEDSSNEAELEPEASDPEDSRELDAGALLYKACQARNLPVMAEALAHGADVNSVNEEDEGKSPLIQAVIGGSLIACEFLLQNSADVNQRDHRGRGPLHHATYLGHTGQVCLFLKRGATQNDGDEDGQDPLSIAVQAANADIVTLLRLARMNEEMRESEGPFGQPGDTTYLDIFREFSHMASHNPEKLKRRSVHFRHSFRV, encoded by the exons ATGGAGGGTTACCTGTTTAAAAGGGCCAGTAACGCCTTCAAAACGTGGAATAG GCGGTGGTTCTCCATTCAAAACAGCCAGTTAGTTTATCAGAAGAAACTAAAG GACTCTCTGACTGTCGTTGTGGAGGATTTAAGACTGTGTTCCGTCAAACCATGTGAAGACATCGAGAGGAGATTCTGTTTTGAAGTCGTGTCGCCCACCAA GAGCTGTATGCTGCAGGCAGAGTCTGAGAAGCTCCGGCAGGCCTGGATTCAAGCTGTTCAAGCCAGTATTGCCTCAGCATACAGAGAGAGTCCAGACAACTATTATATTGAG CGCCTGGACCGGACGGCGTCTCCCTCCATCAGCAGTATAGACTCAGCGAGTGAATCGCGCGAGCGCAGCGTCAGAGGAGAGAATATCCTGCAGAGGATCCTCAGTCTGCCGGGGAATCAGCAGTGCTGTGACTGCGCTCAGACAGAGCCACGCTGGGCCAGCATTAACCTGGGTGTCCTGCTCTGCATCGAGTGCTCCGGCATTCAcag GAGTTTGGGAGTTCACTGTTCAAAAGTGCGTTCTCTCACTCTGGACTCATGGGAACCGGAGTTACTGAAG CTGATGTGTGAATTGGGGAACAGTATTATCAACCACATCTATGAAGGCAGCTGTGAAGAGCAGGGCCTGAAGAAACCAGCACCCAACAGCTCCAG GCAAGAAAAGGAGGCCTGGATTAAGGCGAAGTATGTGGAGAAGAAGTTTCTGAAGAAGATGATGACGGGTGAGGTTGTGGTGAACGGCGGGAGGAAATCTGAGCGGCGCTGGAACTCCAGAAAGTGCAGGAGGCACAACAGTGCCACAACCGTCCCCAAAACACACCGCAAATACAGGCAGGATCCAGGCAGTGCATCTCCAGCAACCCTGTCCTCAG CAACTGCTGCTCTGGAGAGAAAGTTCAGACGGGAATCGCTCTTCTGCCCGGATGAGTTAGACAACCTCTTTTCCTATTTCGACACTGGTTCAGGGCCTCGCAGT CCTACAGGTCTGAGCAGTGACAGTGGGTTAGGAGGCAGCACTGACGGCAGCACTGACGTCTTGGTGTTCGAGTCTGTGGTGGACAGCGTCACAGAGGAGG AGTGTGAGGTGTCTGAGGACTCTAGTAATGAGGCCGAACTGGAGCCAGAAGCATCAGATCCTGAGGACTCGAGAGAGCTGGATGCTGGAGCGTTACTCTATAAGGCCTGTCAGGCACGCAATTTGCCTGTTATGGCCGAAGCTCTGGCACACGGAGCCGACGTCAACTCTGTCAATGAAGAGGACGAGGGGAAAAGCCCGCTCATTCAGGCTGTGATTGGG gGTTCTTTAATAGCCTGCGAGTTTCTGCTGCAAAATAGTGCTGATGTGAACCAGAGAGATCACAGGGGAAGAGGCCCGCTGCATCACGCCACTTATTTAGGACACACTGG gCAAGTGTGCTTGTTTCTGAAACGAGGAGCAACTCAAAACGACGGGGATGAGGATGGACAGGACCCGCTGAGCATAGCAGTTCAAGCGGCTAACGCTGATATCGTTACTCT GTTACGTCTGGCACGGATGAATGAGGAGATGCGCGAGTCGGAGGGCCCGTTCGGCCAGCCAG
- the acap3a gene encoding arf-GAP with coiled-coil, ANK repeat and PH domain-containing protein 3 isoform X4 — protein MILKCIKYLRRKIFSRLDLTLDFAYDDPKLEYNVDAPNGLVMEGYLFKRASNAFKTWNRRWFSIQNSQLVYQKKLKDSLTVVVEDLRLCSVKPCEDIERRFCFEVVSPTKSCMLQAESEKLRQAWIQAVQASIASAYRESPDNYYIERLDRTASPSISSIDSASESRERSVRGENILQRILSLPGNQQCCDCAQTEPRWASINLGVLLCIECSGIHRSLGVHCSKVRSLTLDSWEPELLKLMCELGNSIINHIYEGSCEEQGLKKPAPNSSRQEKEAWIKAKYVEKKFLKKMMTGEVVVNGGRKSERRWNSRKCRRHNSATTVPKTHRKYRQDPGSASPATLSSATAALERKFRRESLFCPDELDNLFSYFDTGSGPRSLSSDSGLGGSTDGSTDVLVFESVVDSVTEEECEVSEDSSNEAELEPEASDPEDSRELDAGALLYKACQARNLPVMAEALAHGADVNSVNEEDEGKSPLIQAVIGGSLIACEFLLQNSADVNQRDHRGRGPLHHATYLGHTGQVCLFLKRGATQNDGDEDGQDPLSIAVQAANADIVTLLRLARMNEEMRESEGPFGQPGDTTYLDIFREFSHMASHNPEKLKRRSVHFRHSFRV, from the exons GACTTTGCGTATGATGATCCAAAGTTGGAGTACAATGTGGATGCGCCGAACGGGCTGGTGATGGAGGGTTACCTGTTTAAAAGGGCCAGTAACGCCTTCAAAACGTGGAATAG GCGGTGGTTCTCCATTCAAAACAGCCAGTTAGTTTATCAGAAGAAACTAAAG GACTCTCTGACTGTCGTTGTGGAGGATTTAAGACTGTGTTCCGTCAAACCATGTGAAGACATCGAGAGGAGATTCTGTTTTGAAGTCGTGTCGCCCACCAA GAGCTGTATGCTGCAGGCAGAGTCTGAGAAGCTCCGGCAGGCCTGGATTCAAGCTGTTCAAGCCAGTATTGCCTCAGCATACAGAGAGAGTCCAGACAACTATTATATTGAG CGCCTGGACCGGACGGCGTCTCCCTCCATCAGCAGTATAGACTCAGCGAGTGAATCGCGCGAGCGCAGCGTCAGAGGAGAGAATATCCTGCAGAGGATCCTCAGTCTGCCGGGGAATCAGCAGTGCTGTGACTGCGCTCAGACAGAGCCACGCTGGGCCAGCATTAACCTGGGTGTCCTGCTCTGCATCGAGTGCTCCGGCATTCAcag GAGTTTGGGAGTTCACTGTTCAAAAGTGCGTTCTCTCACTCTGGACTCATGGGAACCGGAGTTACTGAAG CTGATGTGTGAATTGGGGAACAGTATTATCAACCACATCTATGAAGGCAGCTGTGAAGAGCAGGGCCTGAAGAAACCAGCACCCAACAGCTCCAG GCAAGAAAAGGAGGCCTGGATTAAGGCGAAGTATGTGGAGAAGAAGTTTCTGAAGAAGATGATGACGGGTGAGGTTGTGGTGAACGGCGGGAGGAAATCTGAGCGGCGCTGGAACTCCAGAAAGTGCAGGAGGCACAACAGTGCCACAACCGTCCCCAAAACACACCGCAAATACAGGCAGGATCCAGGCAGTGCATCTCCAGCAACCCTGTCCTCAG CAACTGCTGCTCTGGAGAGAAAGTTCAGACGGGAATCGCTCTTCTGCCCGGATGAGTTAGACAACCTCTTTTCCTATTTCGACACTGGTTCAGGGCCTCGCA GTCTGAGCAGTGACAGTGGGTTAGGAGGCAGCACTGACGGCAGCACTGACGTCTTGGTGTTCGAGTCTGTGGTGGACAGCGTCACAGAGGAGG AGTGTGAGGTGTCTGAGGACTCTAGTAATGAGGCCGAACTGGAGCCAGAAGCATCAGATCCTGAGGACTCGAGAGAGCTGGATGCTGGAGCGTTACTCTATAAGGCCTGTCAGGCACGCAATTTGCCTGTTATGGCCGAAGCTCTGGCACACGGAGCCGACGTCAACTCTGTCAATGAAGAGGACGAGGGGAAAAGCCCGCTCATTCAGGCTGTGATTGGG gGTTCTTTAATAGCCTGCGAGTTTCTGCTGCAAAATAGTGCTGATGTGAACCAGAGAGATCACAGGGGAAGAGGCCCGCTGCATCACGCCACTTATTTAGGACACACTGG gCAAGTGTGCTTGTTTCTGAAACGAGGAGCAACTCAAAACGACGGGGATGAGGATGGACAGGACCCGCTGAGCATAGCAGTTCAAGCGGCTAACGCTGATATCGTTACTCT GTTACGTCTGGCACGGATGAATGAGGAGATGCGCGAGTCGGAGGGCCCGTTCGGCCAGCCAG